The genomic segment TCGGTGAATGAGTCGTGGAGCTCTGAGGGCTCGCTATCCTCGGTACAGAAAAACACGAAACACGTCGTATCGATAATCAGCTTCGTGGACGATCCGGACGTCAAGGAGATCCAGGTATGAGCCAATTTCTCATCTCTCCAAATGATGATATTATGCGTATATTCGGGGGTGATAAACTGTTTTCGATGTTTAACTCTCCTTTCTTCGCAAGTCTCCCAGAAGATGAACCGCTCATACAGAGTAAGACACTGACAAAACGTATCACAGCTATCCAAAAACAAGTCGAGGGGCACCACTTTGATATGCGAAAACATGTCCTCGAATATGATGATGTCATCAATCAGCATCGTTTTATAGTCTACGGGAAACGCCAAAAACTCCTCGAAGATTTTGCAAAAAATGAAACAGCACAATCTGATATTGATCTTGTCATACAAAAAATATTTAGAGAAGAAGCAGAGCGCATGCTGATGCTCCATGATATCGAAGGAAGAATAGATTTTGAAGGATTGAATGCCCCTCTCAGTGAAATGCTCGATAAGGAAATCAAGATAGAAACAGGAGATTTTGAAACAATAAAAGAAGCAATAGTAGCTCTCTGGGAAGAAAAGCGAATAGCTCTCGGAAAGATGTTTGAGGGAAGAAATTTCGACCAATTTCAGAGGGAGATTTACCTCGCAGCAATCGATCAACTCTGGATGGAACATATCGAAAATATGTCTCAGCTCCGGGAAGATGTCGCCTTTGAAGGATATAATCAGAAACAACCCCTCCTCGTCTACCAGGAACGAGCGTATGAGATGTTTGTGAAGATGATGGATGAGATCAATTATCGTGTTGTCCGTGGACTCCTCTCGGCCACACCTCGCACACAAGTACAACAGGTCGAAATCGACCTCAATGACCTCAAGACAATGAGCGCTATCATACCTGAAAATAAGATGAAACAACAAAGCCATCCCCTCATGAGGCAAGCAGGAAATAGTGGCGAAAATGAAGGCATCAAAGTGATACGAGTCAAGTAGTATTCCCGATATTATTTCGCTTGAAAAATACAAATTGTCCCTATACTGCAGACTGCCTGCCTGGAGAGTTCGCATAGTGGCCTAGTGCGCACGCTTGGAAAGCGTGTGTGGGGAAACCCACCAGGAGTTCGAATCTCCTACTCTCCGCCATGTTTCAGTATTATCGATTTGTTCTGTTTATGAGTTTTCTTATTACATTTCTCAGTTCTTTATTTGGGCTTTCTTCGTTTGGTCTCTCAGCAGATACAAAATGCCATACGACAGAATTTACTACCTTGATGTATCATCACATAAGAGATTATTCTGCCCTCGACAGTGCAGCACGTGATATCTCAGTCTCACCAGAAGAATTCAAATCACAGATGAAATTTCTCCATAAAAATGGTTATACAGTTATCACTTCTCGTGATATCCACGAAAACATGGTTCCATGCAAATCTGTTATGATTACGTTTGATGATGGACACTATGATGTAGTAACGCAAGCATACCCTATTATGAAAGAATACGATTTTGTCTGAGTGCTGGGACTCATACTCGCAAGAATAGACGAGTCTGATTACCTTTTCTGATCCGATATTCGTCGTCTCCAAATGGCTGGCTGGGAAATAGCAAGTCACACCTGGCATCATCCCAATCTCTCCGAATTATCAAGAGAGTATATGCCCTATCAGATAGACCAGAGTAAAAAAGATCTCGAAAAATGGTTTCATACTCCTATTTATATTTTTATTTACCCAAAGTGACGCTATACCTATGCGACACTCGACAAAATAAAAACATCTGGTTATAGTTATGCATTTACCACACAAACGGGGAAAACAGATATATCCAAAAAGACTCTTGAGCTGAAGAGGATTGATGTAACACCTGGGATGACAATCGAAATATTTGCACAACTCCTCAAGCCAACGAGCACTATCCCTGAAAAATAATATCAGGATTGAGAAATTTTGCTGGACACTCGATAGGAGTTATCATGGGATTAAGAAAATCTTCAAATGCTTTTTGTTTTTCAGGTCACACAGCAAAAAAAGCAGTATGTGAAATTTTTTGAATGCTTGGAATCGTGAGGGTAATACGCTCAGGTGGCATCTTCGGAGCATCATGGATATGGATATATCCTTCAGATTGTGCCGAAAGTGCTGGATGTCCTGGAAAAAGTGAAGCGATATGTCCATCGGGTCACAGTCAAAAAATCGCTATATCAGGTGTACCTATTATTTCAGAATATTCGAGGGCATTCACTTCAGGCATTCAAAGACAGAGAAATTGGTCTAATGTGAATCAAAGAGGTTTCAAAAATGTCTCCCAAACATACGTATCATTGCGATCTAAGTTATCCGCAGGGACACAGCGCTCATCAACCAAACACCAACGAAGACGAGTGGCATCAATCCTCTTCCAGATATCTACATTTCAGATCACCGAAGCATACCATCCATCTAGGGAATGCCCTCCTGGGAGAGCAATCGTCACAGTTTTTTGTGTACCAAGAAGTGTCTCCAGTGTCGAAAAAAACCAGTCAGTAATATCAGAATAGAGAGCGGTAGTTTTCATAGGTATGATAATAATATTTTTTTTATAAAAACAATTTTTTTACCATTCATTGACTCTATTTGAAAAATACATAAAATATAAAAATGAATCCTTCACCAAAAGCTGGAAAACCAGAAAAAAATCAAGAAAACTGGAGCAAAAAATATATGCATCTTCGTAAGTTGCGTGAAGATACATACCTTTTACTCGAAAAGAGACTCCTAGAAAGGACCATAAATATACTTGATGCAAGTACTGATTTACAAGAAATGATAGAAGATGCATCATCTGGTGATACTCGAGGAGGATCTTGCTATGGAGCGCATATGATAATGGACGAGTTCTATGGTCTCAGATTGGATTATGAAGATTTACCAGATACTGCAGCAACACATATTATCGTCTGAGGTACTGTTGATTTTGAATGTACCCCCTCTATTGATTGTGTTGGAGGCACAATCCAGAGAGTAGTGCAAAGATTATATACTCTACTAAAACCTCGTATTCCTGAAAGAAAAGTAGCATTTAAATTACAACCAAATCCACAAAAAGGATAAACTACCCAAACATCAGAACTTCTGGACGGAATATCAGGAGTACTCCGATGATGAGCATCAAGATTCCTCATACAAGATGCGAATATTTCGTATATTTTGTCGTGATACCAAACGCCTCAAGTGTTACCATAGAGATAATAAACACGAGCAAATCATCTAACATAAAAAAGAAAATGTAGAGCAAGATATAGAGATAGTGTTGAACTGTATTGAGATCATTCAATGCGAGCATTTGTGTAAATATCACTGGCAATCCCGCAGAACAGAGAAGCTCAATAAGGTTTACAGAGAACGCAAGCACGCCCACTCCAACGAGAGCGATAATCATGTTTTTTTCATGAATAATATCCTTGATTTGTTGAGAGATTTTCTTCCGCTTTTTCGGTGAAACAACCTCACATCCGCTATCTCGTGTTTTCCAATACGTATAGACATTCCACCCTCCACCCGCAAGTGCAAAAAACCCAATCGCAGCACGAATTCCAGCGATAAATCCGATAAAGAGCATGACCTGGAGCCATGCAGTGATAAAGAGAAAATACGAGAGCGCCGAAACAAAGATAAAGGCAAAGCCGATGATCCACATCTTGCGTCGATCCTGCATACCGATGAGCATACTGATCAGGAAAATCAATATCCACATCGCGCAAGGATTAAATCCATCAAGCGTCCCCAGTATCACTGTCACAAGAGGGAGGGAAAAATCCTTAAGTTGTACTACTCAGAAGAAAGGAACATCCACCTGCGTACTCGCATCGCCTATTGTTCATTCACTTTTTTTTCATTCTGTGGACGATTGTTTTTCTGCTTCTTCCCTGGATTGAGACTCAAGTACGGGAGCAACTAGATCATTACAAGTATTTGTGAGACAATATCGAATTGCTTCTTCGATTTGTTTTCCTGTCGTCTCGTCATTACCATACCCTACAATTTTTGCATCTCCGATAAGTGTGAGAGGAACGCTATTCACTGGAGTATCGAATCCTTTGACGACTTCTTGAAGAAGTTCACGATTCTGCTTATTTTTCCAGATTTCAAACTGTTGAATGACTAATTTATCCCCGTACTTCTCTTCAAGAGTGGGGAGAAATGCTCGCTCTTTTTCGCAATGAGGACAGCCATCTCACCAAAAAAGATAGAGTCTTGCTACATTATCTTGAGCAAGGACATTTCCAAAAGAAGAAAGAAGAAAGAAGAAAGAAGAAAGAATGATTATTTTTTTCATAGAAAAGATTATAAATTTTTAAGGGGGTCTATTTTTTTGAGGAATTCACTGCGAGATATTTCCCCATGAAATCGAGCTATCTCTTTTCCATTTTTTCCAAAGAAAATAAAGATAGGGAGCTTTCGCAAATCTCCATACGCTTGTACGATTTCTTCATCATCATCGATATCATACGATGTTGTCTCAAGCCATGGATTTGCCACTTCTATATCTCTCCATATCGGCTTCATCACGATACATCCAGCACACCAGACGGCTCATATTTTTACGACTTTCATAAAGATATATTTTAGAATTTCCCCCTATTATTCAAACCATTCCTTCCTATAACTATGACTATTTCTATAACTATCTACTCCTTACAGCAATCAATGACGTCACCTATCAGGGCATTATCGAGTCTCTCTGTGCGTTTTTTGACATCATCTACCTTACCAGTCCCGATATCGAGAACCAATGCCCAAAACATACAGTACGCATCGTAGGATTTTTGAAAAAATGCTTCAGATTCTTTCATTTTACCAGCTCAAAGCTGTTTCGTGCCCACCTCCATCAGGCGCATAGAAGTTGAGAGAAGGTGTTTGCAGGTGCACCATACTTCCCCCTCGTATTCTTTGATAACTTCTTTGAGGAGTGTCTTGCGCATCTCACGAACTTCTTGAAGCATGGTAAGATATTTCGTCTTTCCTGTCTTGTTATAGGTAAAAGCGAGGTGTTCCTCTATACTGATCAGATTCATAATTCCGATGACGAGATCCTGTTCCGTTGAAAGATCAAAATCATCATGTTTCCGAAGTGCATCGACTTTTTCAATGAGTTCATTGAGGGAATATTTTTTTACTTTCTTTTCCATAAATAATAAAAACTAAAAATAAGAAACCGATTTAAACATGGTTATTATCCTCAAATGACAAATATTGCAAAATAAAGAGTAACTAATATGAGGTGACAAAGACAAAAAGATAAGTTTGCAAATCCTTATACTTCCCTGCTTCCTATCGGATACATCTTCAGAATTGGACAATTATCGGTGCAATGAAGCAAATCATTGACTACTTGCCAAGCGGCACGCACACTATCCCAACGCACAAAATATGTCTCATCATGAAGGAGAGCATGTTCGATCAGAGTTTCATACGCGTTATTTTTATTGGCTGACGTTTCTGAAAAGATTCGTTCTGTGCCATCTTGATAGACGATATGTACAGAGCTCTCTTTTCGATCCAGGGCTTTACCAGTTTCGAGGATAATATCTGTCCCGAGCCAACTCGGATGATCCATAGTGAGATGGACCTTGATATACGTCTCCGTGCGAGATTCGGATTTTACACCAGGAGTCTCACGATATCAGATATATTGACCGAGAAGGATATCATGACGAGGATCAAGCAAAAGAGGGGCAACGCTCGATAGGGCATAAAATATATTATCTCTGATATCGTCTGCACGCTCCAAGCAACACGGCATCTTCATCGTGATAATAGCGAGCATCTGCATAAGATGATTTTGGAGAAAATCCCTCGTTGCACCATTTTTATCATAGTAGACACCTCTATCTCCTATGGTCAGAATTTCTCGAGCGGTAATAAAAATAGAGGAAATTCTTTTGTTATACCAATTCTCACCCTGAGAAAGTCTATAATCAAAGAGTTCACGAACAAAAGTTTTTCCTAGATAATGATCGACACGATAAATCTGATGTTCATCAAAATATTTTTGCAATTCTAGATTGAGCAAAATAGCTGTCGCGAGATCATGACCGAAGGGTTTTTCTATCATCAAAATAGATTGGGAAGTATTGAGTCACACTGATGCGATTCCTTTGGCTACAGGAGCAAAATGCTCAGGACTGAGGCAGAGATGATAGAGTATTTCTCCATCGAGAGCTCCGATGGATTCAATCTGTGTCTTGAGCGGGGTATAATCTGTGCTGTCAACATCGATACGCACATAGGAAATAGTCTCCGTGTGATTCAATAAGTCTGGGTATGCAGCAAGAAAATTGCGAAAATCATCGCGTGACCAATCTCGTCGGCCAACACAAATAAGATGGTCATAGACTCATTTTTCAAGGAGTTTTCCAAGAGCTGGAAGCACATAACGAGTTGCGAGGTCACCCGTCGAGCCAAAAAGAACAAAAGTTTTCATAGAGGAGATTATATATAATTTTTTTGATAAAGGAACATTCTTTTTATACTCTCCTCATGGACACTTCTCTTGTGTTGGGAATTATAGGGTCAATATGTGCATTTATTAGTTATATCGTGTATATCCGTGATATACTGCATCGTCACACACGACCTCATGCCTTCTCATGGCTCCCCTGGAGTATTTTAGCGATCCTAACAGCTATTATCCAGTTACAACATAATGCTGGTTGGTCTGCAATAATTACATTGATAGGATGAATATCTATGGCGTGAATCTTTCTACTTTCACTAAAATATGGTGTATCGGAAATGGACAAGAAAGATTGGATACTGCTCTGTATAGCTCTTTTGATTTTAACTTTCTGGATTTTCACAAAAGAAGGATTCATATCTATACTCTTCATCTGTCTTATTGATACTATAGCATATTATTTTACCTGGAAAAAATCCTACAAAAAGCCCTATGAAGAAAATATACTCTCATATTTTCTCTGGACTTTTAGTTTTTTATTTTCGTTGTTAGCAGTAGAAACCTGGATTCCAGTAAATTGGGTATATCCTGCATTCCTCTTATGTACTGAATGAAGTTTTACGCTTTTTCTCTTTTGGAGATGAAAAGTAATCAAACAATAATCCTTCTTTCTTCTTTCTTATTTTTTCTATTGTGTCCTGGATAACTGATCTTACTTCTCAAAAAAAACCTATTGTGGCCCTCGCTCCGATGGATGGATACTGCGATAGTGCTTTTCGTGCTATTTGTAAAAAAGTTGCGCCAGAGACTGTGGTCTTTTCGGAGTTTTATAGTGCTGATGGGCTCTTTCATAATCCAAAACTCGCAGAAAAAGTGCTCACCCATGACCCGATAGAGCATCCACTTATTTTTCAAATATTTGGAAATAATCCTGACACCTTTCTTGCAGCTGGGAAACTGATTGAGTCCTATGGTGCCCAATGAGTCGATATCAATATGGGATGTCCTGCAAAAAAAGTCGTAAAATGTGGTTATGGTTCAGGATTGATGATAGACCAAGATCGCGCAATGAAAATTGTAAGTATTTTAGCCGAAAACCTCAATATCCCAGTGAGTGTCAAAACACGACTTGGATGGACCAATGCTGATGAACTTATCGAATTCTGACAGGCACTTCAAAATGCTGGCACACAGCTTATCACCGTTCACGGTAGGACTTTTCAACAAGAATATACCGGTGAGGCGAATTGGGAACCTATTTATGAACTACAAAAAACTCTCACAATACCCGTGCTCGGAAATGGAGATTGCAAGAACTATAACGATGGAATCCAAAAAATACAAGTGCCATGTAACGAGTGACGAGAAATGACTACAAACTCTGAACTTGGAACTCTGAACTTGGAACTTGCTTTAGCTGGCTTTATGATTGCTCGAGGAGCACTTGGAAATCCTTGGTGCTTTCTCCCTGATAATTATGTGCCAACCTGGAAAGAGAGGATTACGGTAATGGAGGAACATATGCAGAGAATGATACTCACAAAATGAGAACAAAGATCCTGCCTTGAAATTCGTAAACATTTCGTACACTATTTACACGGTTTCGATGGCGTAAGAGAATATCGGAAACGGCTTGCCTCTCTGACGAGTCTTCACGAAGCTGAGACGATACTTGATGAACTCAGTCAAATCACCGATATTAGATAAAAAATCCTTCCTATTACTTAGACTTTGTCTTAGTCCAAATTTTAATCTCTAATTCTCTTCTAAAATGTATACCCGGGTTTTTGTGTCACTGATGACTGTCCTCTGTATCTTTGGTCTTATCGCGAGTTCCATACTCTATTATGGATTTGACCCGACATATTACCCTGCGCTATCGGTCACGATGATGTCTATATCACTTTTACTCGGATTCTGATCACTCATGGGGCTGATAATCTTGGGAGTGAAAAAAATTATGAGAAGAGGGTATATTTACCCTATGGATGCTTTTCGATCTTTTCGTCACGGTCTCCTCTTTATGCTCCTGATATTATGACTCTTTTTGGTGTATATTTATGGATCATTTAATTTTTT from the Candidatus Gracilibacteria bacterium genome contains:
- a CDS encoding polysaccharide deacetylase family protein, which produces MSFLITFLSSLFGLSSFGLSADTKCHTTEFTTLMYHHIRDYSALDSAARDISVSPEEFKSQMKFLHKNGYTVITSRDIHENMVPCKSVMITFDDGHYDVVTQAYPIMKEYDFVGVLGLILARIDESDYLFGSDIRRLQMAGWEIASHTWHHPNLSELSREYMPYQIDQSKKDLEKWFHTPIYIFIYPKGRYTYATLDKIKTSGYSYAFTTQTGKTDISKKTLELKRIDVTPGMTIEIFAQLLKPTSTIPEK
- a CDS encoding 6-phosphogluconolactonase gives rise to the protein MKTTALYSDITDWFFSTLETLLGTQKTVTIALPGGHSLDGWYASVIGNVDIWKRIDATRLRWCLVDERCVPADNLDRNDTYVWETFLKPLGFTLDQFLCLGMPEVNALEYSEIIGTPDIAIFGLGPDGHIASLFPGHPALSAQSEGYIHIHDAPKMPPERITLTIPSIQKISHTAFFAVGPEKQKAFEDFLNPMITPIECPAKFLNPDIIFQG
- a CDS encoding thioredoxin family protein; this encodes MKVVKIGAVWCAGCIVMKPIWRDIEVANPWLETTSYDIDDDEEIVQAYGDLRKLPIFIFFGKNGKEIARFHGEISRSEFLKKIDPLKNL
- a CDS encoding tRNA-dihydrouridine synthase; translated protein: MSWITDLTSQKKPIVALAPMDGYCDSAFRAICKKVAPETVVFSEFYSADGLFHNPKLAEKVLTHDPIEHPLIFQIFGNNPDTFLAAGKLIESYGAQGVDINMGCPAKKVVKCGYGSGLMIDQDRAMKIVSILAENLNIPVSVKTRLGWTNADELIEFGQALQNAGTQLITVHGRTFQQEYTGEANWEPIYELQKTLTIPVLGNGDCKNYNDGIQKIQVPCNEGREMTTNSELGTLNLELALAGFMIARGALGNPWCFLPDNYVPTWKERITVMEEHMQRMILTKGEQRSCLEIRKHFVHYLHGFDGVREYRKRLASLTSLHEAETILDELSQITDIR